In Rhodopirellula sp. P2, the DNA window CCTACGATCAAAAGCCCGAAATGTCCGCGGAGGACATCACGGAGAAAGTGCTGGAGCAAATCGAGTCGGGCAAGTGCGACATGATCATCGTCAACTATGCCAACGGCGACATGGTTGGCCACACGGGAGTTTTGAAAGCTGCCATCGAGGCGGTTGAGAAAGTGGATGCTTGTGTCGGCCGAGTGGTCGATGCGACCTTGTCAGCGGGCGGGTCATTGGTCGTCACCGCTGATCACGGCAACTGCGAGCAAATGATTGATCCTGAAACCGGTGGGCCTCACACGGCGCACACGACCTATCAGGTCCCGTTGATCCTGGTGGATCCCGAGTTCGTTGGCAAACCTTTGCGTGAGGGCGGTCGTCTGGCTGACATCGCTCCTACCGTGCTGGCGTTGATGGGTTTGGAAGTTCCACCTGAAATGACTGGCCGTCCTCTGATGGAAACACAGACCGCCTGATGTCGGCTGCCCCAGGGGAAGGTTGGACTGTCGGGAATCGAGCTGTTGCGATCATTGCTGCCGCACTGATGTCGGTGGGTTTGGTCGCGACGTTCTCTCGCATTCTCGTCAGCTATCAAGTCCCTGGGCCATTTGATCCGGAGCATCAAGGGCTCTGTGATTTTCACAACGGGATCTACTTTCCCACGCGAGCGGTGCTGGCGGGGGAAAGTCCGTATAGCGATGCTTATGCGGCGAAGTATCCAGTCGCGAGACAGATTCCATTCTTCTCGCCGGTGATTCTGTTGATGCACGCGCCGCTGGCGTTGTTGCCGCTGCACGTTGGCGAAGTGTTGAACGTGATCCTGCAGTTGTTTCTGCTGGCTGCGATCGCTGTGTTGGTGGCTCGTGAAGCTGGGTATCCAAAACGATACGACGCGGTTCTTTGCATTGCCATGGCGATGGTCTACAGCCGGGGTGGACACATCACCTTGTTCAACGGCTACTTCACCTTTCAGTTGGTGTTGGCAACGTTTTTATCCGTCGTTTGGGCGGATCGCCGACCGGTTCGAGCGGCGTTTGCGTTGTTGGTGGTCTCGGCGAAGCCAACCTATATTCTGCCGCTTGGGTTCCTGATGTTGGCTCGCGGGAATTGGCGTGCATTGGTCAGTGGTGCCGTGCTCAGCATTGCCGGCGCCGCGTTGCCGCTGGCTTGGATCGCACACCACGAAGGTGACGGCGACATCGTCGCGGGAGTTTCGATTCTGCAGCAGCAAATCGTCGACACGCAGGCGGTTCACCGCTCGATGGACGATGAGTCGCCGGTGCATTCCTGGACTCGGCTCGATCTGTTCGCGATCATCGCGAAATGGCGTGGAGAAGACCCGGGGGATCTACCGCACATTCTGGCAATGGCGGCATTGTTGATCGTTCCGATGTGGGTGTTGTTTGTGCGGGCCCGTCGGGGCCAGGATGATGGGATCGCGGGCGTGACCGGAGGCGTCCTGCTGACCGCGTTGTTGGTCAGTTTGTACCACCAATCGTACGACTCGTTGCTCATGATCGCTCCCGTTGCGGGGGCCTGGATGGCGCGTCTGAATGGCTGGGCAGGCGTGATGCCCAAGCTGCGGTGGACGCTGTGTGCTTTGATGGCGTTTCCGGCGTTGAATTACCTGTCAACGCGAACTTTTTTGCTGCGTTTTGAGTTGCCGGAAGTCGCAGTCCAAATTTTCACCAGCCTCAACGGGATCTGCTTGGCAATTTCGCTGGTGATCCTGTGTTGGATTGCCATCCGAAAGCCGGCAGATGGGACCGGCGAAGCCACTGGCTGCGTTGACGACGGCCTTTGCCCAAACCGAGAGTAGAACAGTTGTCTTCAACTGTTCCGCCTCAGAGGGGTCTTGGCGAAGGATGGCTCGAACTGTTTGACCTTGGAATGGGTGGGCCGGATCAAGCTGCTTCGGTGCCGCTCCGGCGAGTGGGTTTGCCGTGCCAGTTCATTGCCGGATGTGCGTCGCAAGCCTCCTTCTTCCGGCCTACGAGGTCGTGCGACGCCGTTCAGGCGTGCGCGAGTGTGAGGGCCAGGCATGGGAAGCGGGGTGGATTGCTCTCCCCTGGAAAGCTCGCTGAGCGCTCGCTTTCCGACCCTTCCCAACTTTGTCGGGCGGGGTTCTGAAGGCGTTACTGGCACGGCACTTAAAAACTGCACGACCTTCTACGCAGCAGGGCGAAGGAAGCGCCCGTCCGCTCGAGCTCCTATGATGGGGTGGAACTTTGGGCGTTGGATTTCGTCCAAGGACTTCGTTGTCCATTCCTGTCTGCGCAACCCATCCACTCAAGACCCACCATGATCTCGAAAACCATGCGAAGCGTCGTTCTATTGATAACCGTTGCGATGGGAGGCGGATTGGCCTGGCCATCTTCCGCCTCTGCCCAGTCTCCCGCGGAGGTGGTTTTGCGCGGGCCTGCTCCGCTTGCACTTGTTGCGCAGCGCCCTGACAGGCGGCAGCTCAACCGGGCGACGGCAGAGGCAGCGGCACCCGTCGGGAACGT includes these proteins:
- a CDS encoding glycosyltransferase family 87 protein codes for the protein MSAAPGEGWTVGNRAVAIIAAALMSVGLVATFSRILVSYQVPGPFDPEHQGLCDFHNGIYFPTRAVLAGESPYSDAYAAKYPVARQIPFFSPVILLMHAPLALLPLHVGEVLNVILQLFLLAAIAVLVAREAGYPKRYDAVLCIAMAMVYSRGGHITLFNGYFTFQLVLATFLSVVWADRRPVRAAFALLVVSAKPTYILPLGFLMLARGNWRALVSGAVLSIAGAALPLAWIAHHEGDGDIVAGVSILQQQIVDTQAVHRSMDDESPVHSWTRLDLFAIIAKWRGEDPGDLPHILAMAALLIVPMWVLFVRARRGQDDGIAGVTGGVLLTALLVSLYHQSYDSLLMIAPVAGAWMARLNGWAGVMPKLRWTLCALMAFPALNYLSTRTFLLRFELPEVAVQIFTSLNGICLAISLVILCWIAIRKPADGTGEATGCVDDGLCPNRE